The genome window AACTTTCAGCCGTGGTTAGCCCACCTGGTTTGCCAATAAGGATATTCGATATTTTCATTAATTCATCTATAAAATTCACATAACCAAATACCTTAGTTAATTTTGGTAGAGTAGCGGATATTTCTCTAAGTTTTAACTCTAATTCCTTATTTGTGCCTGCAACAACTATAACTTGGAAATCAATATTTTTTATCTTATTGAGACAATGAACTATCTTGTCTATCGGACCCAATCCTAATCCACCTCCCATAATTAAAATCGTTGGCAGGTCATCTTTTAACTCATATTTTTTCTTTAAATTATAAATGTCCTTATCTTCTGTAAATACTGGGTCAATAGGAATACCTAAAATCTTAATCCTTTCTTTATTAATCCTCTTTTCCTCGAGTTTTTTAGCGGTCTCGTCATTTGAGACAACATAGTAAGATACATTCTCATGAATCCAGTAATTATGAATATCAAAGTCTGTAATTACCCCAATTAGTGAAAAGTCATCTAACTTCTTTTTTAAAGCAGAAAATATCCCACAAGGAAGGGCATGGGTACAAATGACAACTTGAGGATTAAATGATGAAAATAATTTATGTAATCGAGTAGAATTCAAGGAGTTAAGTGCCTGTCTAATCTTAGCCGTCAATTTAACTATCTGTTCATTGTCATATATAAAATCCCAGAAATCTGGATTTGTCTTGATTATTTCAAAATAAATCTTTCCAATGATATTTTCAAGTTTAGGGTGAAAATATCCCAGTGGGTCAATTTCTAAAACATCTATTTCGGGATAAATCAAATTCAAGGTTTTATGGATAGACTGAGCGGCTTTTCTATGACCGGTAGTAATATTGATATAAGATAACATTACTCGTTCTAACATGCTGGACCTCTTTAAAAGTGAACAGT of bacterium contains these proteins:
- a CDS encoding glycosyltransferase; the protein is MLERVMLSYINITTGHRKAAQSIHKTLNLIYPEIDVLEIDPLGYFHPKLENIIGKIYFEIIKTNPDFWDFIYDNEQIVKLTAKIRQALNSLNSTRLHKLFSSFNPQVVICTHALPCGIFSALKKKLDDFSLIGVITDFDIHNYWIHENVSYYVVSNDETAKKLEEKRINKERIKILGIPIDPVFTEDKDIYNLKKKYELKDDLPTILIMGGGLGLGPIDKIVHCLNKIKNIDFQVIVVAGTNKELELKLREISATLPKLTKVFGYVNFIDELMKISNILIGKPGGLTTAESLACGLPMLIVNPIPGQEERNTQYLISQGVAIKVSNEFEIQKTIQELLITPENLLKMRQKTSNISKPKSAFDIIKVAQDSILT